One window from the genome of Actinoplanes teichomyceticus ATCC 31121 encodes:
- the efp gene encoding elongation factor P gives MASTNDLKNGMVLNLDKELWSVVEFQHVKPGKGPAFVRTTLKHVLSGKVVDKTFNAGTKVETATVDKRTMQYLYQDGEDFVFMDLDTFEQIHVSGATVGDNANYLLPEAEATVATHEGVPLYIELPTSVFLEVTYTEPGLQGDRSTGGTKPATVETGATVQVPLFITTGEKIKVDTRDGRYLGRS, from the coding sequence ATGGCTTCCACCAACGACCTGAAGAACGGCATGGTTCTCAACCTCGACAAGGAGCTGTGGTCCGTCGTTGAGTTCCAGCACGTCAAGCCGGGTAAGGGCCCCGCGTTCGTGCGGACCACGCTGAAGCACGTGCTGTCCGGCAAGGTCGTCGACAAGACCTTCAACGCGGGCACCAAGGTCGAGACCGCGACCGTGGACAAGCGCACGATGCAGTACCTCTACCAGGACGGTGAGGACTTCGTCTTCATGGACCTGGACACCTTCGAGCAGATCCACGTCTCCGGCGCGACGGTCGGCGACAACGCGAACTACCTGCTGCCCGAGGCCGAGGCCACGGTCGCCACGCACGAGGGCGTGCCGCTCTACATCGAGCTGCCGACCAGCGTCTTCCTCGAGGTCACCTACACCGAGCCGGGCCTGCAGGGCGACCGTTCGACCGGCGGCACCAAGCCGGCGACCGTGGAGACCGGCGCCACGGTTCAGGTTCCGCTCTTCATCACCACCGGTGAGAAGATCAAGGTCGACACCCGCGACGGCCGCTACCTCGGCCGCAGCTGA
- a CDS encoding transcriptional regulator translates to MPSEYAKSLGARLRSIRQQQGLSLQGVEEKSNGRWKAVVVGSYERGDRAVTVSRLAELADFYRVPVSELLPDGSGIRLEATNKIVLDLEKLYDTTGEDLAYVARYARAIQQQRGDYNGRVLSIRADDLRALAIVYDISPSGLIERLTEQGVLVADPRAFFAS, encoded by the coding sequence ATGCCGTCTGAGTACGCGAAGTCGCTGGGCGCTCGCCTGCGCTCCATTCGCCAGCAGCAGGGCCTGTCCCTGCAGGGCGTCGAAGAGAAGTCCAACGGCCGGTGGAAGGCCGTCGTGGTCGGCTCGTACGAGCGTGGCGACCGTGCGGTCACCGTGTCCCGCCTGGCCGAACTGGCCGACTTCTACCGTGTTCCCGTGTCCGAGCTGCTGCCCGACGGCAGTGGCATCCGCCTCGAGGCCACCAACAAGATCGTGCTGGACCTCGAGAAACTGTACGACACCACCGGTGAGGACCTCGCCTACGTGGCGCGGTACGCCCGGGCCATCCAGCAGCAGCGTGGCGACTACAACGGCCGGGTCCTCTCGATCCGCGCCGACGACCTGCGCGCCCTCGCCATCGTGTACGACATCTCGCCGTCCGGCCTGATCGAGCGCCTGACCGAGCAGGGTGTGCTGGTGGCCGACCCGCGGGCGTTCTTCGCCAGCTGA
- the nusB gene encoding transcription antitermination factor NusB — protein MAEGPKKERLARRKARKRALDVLFEADLRDQPPSQVLVTYLERIAKPHPEHLAYAVTLIEGVARHLGRIDELIASYAEGWTIDRMPTVDRNLARIAVYELLYEPDVDDPVAITEAVELAKEMSTDDSPRFLNGLLDRIAAFATR, from the coding sequence ATGGCGGAAGGTCCCAAGAAGGAACGGCTTGCGCGCCGCAAGGCGCGCAAGCGGGCGCTGGACGTCCTCTTCGAGGCCGACCTGCGTGATCAGCCGCCGAGCCAGGTGCTGGTCACCTACCTGGAGCGGATCGCCAAGCCGCACCCCGAGCACCTGGCGTACGCGGTCACCCTGATCGAGGGCGTCGCCCGGCACCTGGGCCGGATCGACGAGCTGATCGCGAGCTACGCCGAGGGCTGGACCATCGACCGGATGCCGACGGTCGATCGCAACCTGGCCCGGATCGCCGTCTACGAGCTGCTCTACGAGCCGGACGTCGACGACCCGGTGGCGATCACCGAGGCGGTGGAGCTGGCGAAGGAGATGTCGACCGACGACAGCCCGCGCTTCCTCAACGGCTTGCTGGACCGGATCGCGGCATTCGCCACGCGCTGA
- the aroQ gene encoding type II 3-dehydroquinate dehydratase, which produces MIYVLNGPNLNRLGTREPDIYGTTTYQDLVDVCRNTADDLGVTVEVRQTNAEHEMIEWLHRAADEGADVVLNPAAWTHYNIAIRDACAMLRGKLVEVHISNVHQREEWRRRSVISDVATGVIAGLGIDGYRLALEHIAR; this is translated from the coding sequence ATGATCTACGTGTTGAACGGCCCGAACCTGAACCGGCTGGGCACCCGGGAGCCGGACATCTACGGCACCACGACGTACCAGGACCTGGTGGACGTGTGCCGGAACACCGCCGACGACCTGGGCGTGACCGTCGAGGTGCGGCAGACCAACGCCGAGCACGAGATGATCGAGTGGCTGCACCGGGCCGCCGACGAGGGCGCCGACGTGGTGCTCAACCCGGCCGCCTGGACGCATTACAACATCGCCATCCGGGACGCCTGCGCGATGCTGCGTGGCAAGCTGGTCGAGGTGCACATCTCGAACGTGCACCAGCGCGAGGAGTGGCGGCGCCGGTCGGTGATCTCCGACGTCGCCACCGGAGTGATCGCCGGCCTGGGCATCGACGGTTACCGGCTGGCGCTGGAGCACATCGCCCGGTGA
- the pyrR gene encoding bifunctional pyr operon transcriptional regulator/uracil phosphoribosyltransferase PyrR, protein MRRGRRSAVAQPRADAPSKIILEGSDLSRVVDRIAHQILEKTSGATGTVLLGIPTRGVPLAHRLAARIHAFEGVAVPVGSLDITLYRDDLRLKATRALGKTELPSGGIDGLRVILVDDVLFSGRSVRAALDALKDLGRPSSVQLAVLVDRGHRQLPIRADYVGKNIPTALSESVKVTLTEIDSADEVKLIGGLQ, encoded by the coding sequence GTGAGGCGGGGAAGGAGGTCCGCCGTGGCTCAGCCACGCGCAGACGCGCCCAGCAAGATCATCCTCGAGGGCTCCGACCTGTCCCGGGTCGTCGACCGGATCGCCCACCAGATCCTGGAGAAGACCTCCGGCGCCACCGGCACGGTGCTTCTCGGCATCCCCACCCGCGGTGTCCCGCTGGCGCACCGCCTGGCCGCCCGGATCCACGCCTTCGAGGGCGTCGCGGTCCCGGTCGGCTCTCTCGACATCACGCTCTACCGCGACGACCTGCGGCTGAAGGCCACCCGCGCGCTCGGCAAGACCGAGCTGCCGTCCGGCGGCATCGACGGGCTGCGGGTGATCCTGGTCGACGACGTACTCTTCTCCGGCCGCTCGGTGCGCGCCGCCCTGGACGCGCTCAAGGACCTCGGCCGGCCCAGCTCGGTGCAGCTGGCGGTGCTGGTCGACCGCGGTCACCGGCAGTTGCCGATCCGCGCCGACTACGTCGGCAAGAACATCCCGACGGCGCTCAGCGAGAGCGTGAAGGTGACGCTCACCGAGATCGACAGCGCCGACGAGGTCAAGCTCATCGGAGGGCTCCAGTGA